A section of the Hippea sp. KM1 genome encodes:
- a CDS encoding DUF763 domain-containing protein, protein MPLHGGRAPRWLFDKMVELSKQLVYLLVLEYSTDGFLERLSDPFWFQSFGCLLGFDWHSSGLTTTVCGALKVALRDMSNELGLFVAGGKGKVALNTPQEIDTVSDRFSLDGDRLKYASRMAAKVDNAAVQDGYRLYHHVMFFSRDNKWCIIQQGLNEKNSFARRYHWLWDIEGFTLKPHRAICSPTRERLVLDLTAQESLSTQNHSVEFVNMPPNSIESELERIACLNMPRRHYITKMDFDVKRLKKTLLKVSSSSPDTFEGLLGIKGVGEKTLRALSLISEVVYGDKPSFKDPARFSFAHGGKDGHPYPVDLRTYSESIETLKSIVSKARIGHYDKLRALKRLNRLI, encoded by the coding sequence CTGCCCCTGCACGGTGGCAGGGCTCCGCGGTGGTTATTTGATAAGATGGTGGAGCTATCAAAGCAGCTTGTATATCTTTTGGTGCTTGAGTATTCGACCGATGGATTTTTAGAGAGGCTCTCCGATCCCTTCTGGTTTCAGTCTTTTGGCTGTCTGCTTGGTTTTGATTGGCATTCAAGCGGCCTTACCACAACCGTCTGCGGGGCTTTGAAGGTGGCGCTTAGGGATATGTCGAACGAGTTGGGTCTGTTTGTTGCAGGAGGCAAGGGTAAAGTGGCCCTTAATACGCCGCAGGAGATAGATACCGTCTCGGATAGGTTCTCATTAGACGGCGATAGGCTTAAGTATGCAAGCAGGATGGCTGCAAAGGTCGATAACGCCGCCGTGCAGGATGGCTATAGACTCTATCACCATGTTATGTTTTTTAGCAGGGATAACAAATGGTGCATTATACAGCAGGGGCTTAACGAAAAAAACTCATTTGCCAGGCGGTATCACTGGTTGTGGGATATAGAGGGGTTTACGCTAAAGCCCCATAGGGCCATATGTTCACCCACAAGGGAGAGGCTTGTTCTGGATTTAACGGCACAGGAGAGCCTAAGCACGCAGAACCACAGTGTTGAATTTGTGAATATGCCGCCAAATAGCATAGAGAGTGAACTTGAAAGGATAGCTTGCCTGAACATGCCCAGGCGGCATTACATAACCAAGATGGATTTTGATGTTAAAAGGCTTAAGAAAACCCTGCTTAAGGTCTCTTCTTCCTCGCCTGATACATTCGAGGGGCTTTTGGGTATTAAAGGAGTGGGCGAGAAGACATTGCGGGCGCTGAGCTTGATCTCTGAGGTGGTTTACGGCGATAAGCCGTCTTTTAAAGATCCAGCTCGATTTTCGTTTGCCCACGGCGGCAAGGACGGTCATCCCTATCCGGTTGATTTGAGGACATACTCAGAGAGCATAGAGACACTAAAAAGCATCGTATCCAAAGCCAGGATAGGCCATTACGATAAATTAAGGGCACTAAAGAGGCTAAACAGGCTGATTTAG
- the ilvB gene encoding biosynthetic-type acetolactate synthase large subunit, with amino-acid sequence MKLTGSQIFIESLKREGVEYLFGIPGGAIIDLHDELYKQNDVKFVLTRHEQAAVHMADGYARVTGKPGVVLVTSGPGATNTVTGIATAYMDSIPLVVFTGQVPTHLIGNDAFQEADIVGMTRSCTKYNFLVKDVKDLAYTIKKAFYIATTGRPGPVLIDFPKDVQVATTNFEYPESVHIRGYNPTYHGNPKQIRKVVKAIAQAKKPLLYVGGGAIMSEAHEEIYKLAKKLQIPVFTTLMGIGAYPEDDELSLGMAGMHGTYRANMAIQYCDLLISVGARFDDRVTGKVSEFAPHAKIVHIDIDPTSISKNIKVDYPLVGDAKLVLKEMLPLFDEYSSVDWREVRKPWLEQIEKWKSEHRLAYNTETEEILPQYVIELLAEMTKDDDPIISTEVGQHQMWVAQFYTFKKPRRLLTSGGLGTMGYGFPAGIGATFATDKPVYVFAGDGSFQMNEQELATIVAYNKPVKVIILNNGYLGMVRQWQQLFYGRRYANTDIEVQPDFVKLAESYGIKAKRIRKKEEVEDALLELKNHNGPYILDVIIAREENVYPMVPAGAPLNNMLLT; translated from the coding sequence ATGAAACTTACAGGGTCTCAAATTTTTATAGAAAGCCTTAAAAGGGAAGGCGTGGAATACCTATTTGGCATTCCCGGTGGAGCGATAATAGATTTGCATGATGAGTTGTATAAGCAGAACGATGTTAAGTTTGTTTTGACAAGGCATGAGCAGGCGGCTGTCCATATGGCAGACGGTTATGCAAGGGTTACGGGCAAACCGGGTGTTGTTTTGGTGACAAGCGGTCCTGGAGCAACCAATACCGTAACGGGTATTGCAACGGCTTACATGGATTCCATTCCACTGGTGGTTTTTACAGGTCAGGTACCGACGCATCTGATTGGCAATGATGCGTTTCAGGAGGCAGACATTGTTGGAATGACCCGCTCATGCACCAAATACAACTTTTTGGTTAAGGATGTTAAGGATCTGGCATACACCATAAAGAAGGCGTTTTATATAGCAACAACGGGCAGGCCTGGGCCTGTTTTGATCGATTTCCCCAAGGATGTTCAGGTTGCAACGACCAACTTTGAATATCCAGAGAGCGTCCATATAAGGGGATACAACCCCACATATCACGGCAATCCCAAGCAGATAAGGAAGGTGGTAAAGGCCATAGCGCAGGCCAAGAAGCCGCTTCTCTATGTGGGCGGTGGAGCCATCATGTCAGAGGCTCATGAGGAGATTTACAAGCTGGCCAAAAAGCTGCAGATACCCGTCTTTACAACGCTTATGGGTATAGGCGCATATCCTGAGGATGATGAATTGAGCTTGGGTATGGCCGGAATGCACGGCACATACAGGGCAAATATGGCCATTCAATACTGCGATCTTTTAATATCGGTTGGTGCGAGGTTTGATGATAGGGTTACGGGCAAGGTTAGTGAGTTTGCTCCTCATGCCAAGATCGTTCACATAGATATAGACCCGACCAGTATCAGTAAAAACATAAAGGTTGACTATCCGTTGGTGGGCGATGCCAAGCTGGTTCTGAAAGAGATGCTTCCGTTGTTTGATGAGTATTCCTCTGTTGATTGGAGAGAGGTTAGAAAGCCGTGGCTTGAGCAGATAGAGAAATGGAAGAGCGAACACAGACTTGCATACAACACAGAAACCGAGGAGATCTTGCCTCAATATGTCATAGAGTTGCTCGCAGAGATGACTAAGGATGACGATCCTATAATATCCACAGAGGTGGGTCAGCACCAGATGTGGGTTGCCCAGTTCTATACATTTAAAAAACCCAGAAGGCTTCTGACATCGGGCGGACTCGGCACGATGGGATATGGTTTTCCTGCTGGAATCGGTGCGACATTTGCAACCGATAAACCGGTCTATGTCTTTGCCGGTGATGGGTCTTTTCAGATGAACGAGCAGGAGCTTGCAACGATTGTGGCATACAACAAGCCGGTTAAGGTTATAATCTTGAACAACGGCTATCTGGGTATGGTCAGGCAGTGGCAGCAGCTGTTTTACGGCAGGAGGTATGCAAACACCGATATAGAGGTTCAGCCCGATTTTGTCAAGCTTGCAGAGAGCTATGGCATTAAGGCAAAGAGGATTAGAAAGAAGGAAGAGGTCGAGGATGCCCTTTTGGAGCTTAAAAACCACAACGGGCCGTATATCTTGGATGTTATCATAGCCAGGGAAGAGAATGTTTATCCGATGGTGCCTGCTGGAGCACCACTTAACAATATGCTATTAACTTAA
- the ilvN gene encoding acetolactate synthase small subunit — protein MKRIFSVIVENQSGVLSRIANLFAARGYNIESLTVAPINEKGLSRMTIVTEGDEQILEQIGKQLNKLIDVIKVIEYGDEPFVEREMALIKMHTDMSSRAEVLRIVDIFRGKVVDVSHNSYTIEVTGDSEKIDAILSLLEPLGIKELARTGKVSMIREKKR, from the coding sequence ATGAAGAGAATATTTTCCGTTATAGTTGAAAACCAATCCGGAGTGCTTTCAAGGATAGCAAACCTCTTTGCAGCAAGGGGTTATAACATAGAGTCCCTGACCGTTGCTCCTATCAATGAGAAGGGGCTTTCGAGGATGACCATAGTAACGGAAGGGGATGAGCAGATACTTGAGCAGATAGGCAAGCAACTGAACAAGCTTATAGATGTCATAAAGGTTATCGAATACGGTGATGAACCGTTTGTTGAGCGTGAGATGGCACTGATTAAGATGCATACAGATATGAGCAGCAGGGCAGAGGTCTTAAGGATAGTCGATATATTCAGGGGTAAGGTGGTTGATGTCTCCCATAACTCCTATACGATAGAGGTTACAGGGGATTCTGAGAAGATCGATGCCATCTTGAGCCTGCTTGAGCCTTTGGGCATAAAAGAGCTTGCAAGAACGGGAAAAGTGTCTATGATTAGAGAGAAGAAGAGATAA
- the ilvC gene encoding ketol-acid reductoisomerase has product MNVYYEKDADLSLIKSKKVAVIGYGSQGYAHSNNLKDSGCDVVVGLRKGSKSWQKAEKAGLRVLQTHEAAEWADVIMILAPDELQPDIYKESIEPYLKDGDTIAFGHGFNIHFGQIVPKPTINVMMIAPKGPGHLVRREYERGMGVPMLIAVAQDYSGNTKELALSYAAAIGGARAGVIETTFKDETETDLFGEQTVLCGGVTALVKAGFETLVEAGYPEEMAYFETFHELKLIVDLMYESGIQGMRYSVSNTAKYGDITRGPRVIDDSVKQRMKEILAEIQNGSFAREWVLENKSGRTVFNALLEKDKDHPIEKVGQRLRKMMPWIEENKAIDESKN; this is encoded by the coding sequence TTGAATGTTTACTATGAAAAGGATGCAGATCTATCGCTGATAAAGTCCAAGAAGGTGGCTGTAATAGGATACGGTTCACAGGGTTATGCCCATTCAAATAACCTGAAGGATTCCGGATGCGATGTGGTTGTGGGCCTGAGGAAGGGTTCAAAGTCGTGGCAGAAGGCGGAAAAGGCCGGTTTAAGGGTTTTGCAGACCCACGAGGCGGCTGAATGGGCCGATGTCATTATGATTTTGGCACCGGATGAGTTGCAACCCGATATATACAAGGAGTCTATAGAGCCATACCTAAAGGATGGTGATACAATCGCCTTTGGTCACGGTTTCAATATCCACTTCGGCCAGATCGTCCCAAAACCGACGATAAATGTTATGATGATAGCACCCAAAGGCCCTGGACACCTTGTCAGGAGGGAGTATGAAAGGGGCATGGGTGTGCCGATGCTTATTGCCGTTGCTCAGGATTACTCCGGTAATACAAAGGAGTTGGCTCTAAGCTATGCAGCCGCCATAGGCGGTGCGAGGGCCGGTGTTATCGAGACCACATTCAAGGATGAGACAGAAACCGATCTATTCGGCGAGCAGACGGTTCTGTGCGGAGGCGTTACTGCTTTGGTCAAGGCCGGTTTTGAGACGCTTGTTGAGGCCGGATACCCGGAGGAGATGGCCTATTTTGAGACATTCCATGAGCTTAAGCTTATCGTCGATTTGATGTATGAAAGCGGTATTCAGGGCATGAGGTATTCTGTATCCAATACAGCCAAATACGGTGATATTACAAGGGGTCCGAGGGTTATAGACGACAGTGTAAAGCAGCGGATGAAGGAGATTTTGGCAGAGATACAGAACGGCAGCTTTGCCAGGGAGTGGGTGCTTGAAAACAAAAGCGGCAGGACGGTCTTTAATGCCCTGCTTGAGAAGGACAAAGACCATCCGATTGAGAAGGTTGGTCAGCGCTTAAGAAAGATGATGCCGTGGATTGAGGAGAATAAGGCCATTGATGAGTCTAAGAACTAA
- a CDS encoding phosphatidylserine decarboxylase family protein, translated as MSLRTKEGDVIAREGYPFIASGIASSLLFYKMGLKPLAAAGALFGGFSLYFFRNPKRQPPVLKNALISAADGKVIFIGNAYERYFFKKETKRISVFMSLFDVHINRAPADGVVLDTVYNKGKFLPANVDKASTDNEQNAFLIETACGKRIVLVQIAGLVARRIAVYKKPKDAIKRGEIIGLIRFGSRVDIYIEDEFEEVVYLSEKVKAGKTVLGLFK; from the coding sequence ATGAGTCTAAGAACTAAAGAGGGTGATGTTATAGCAAGGGAGGGCTATCCGTTTATCGCTTCCGGTATAGCCTCATCCCTGTTGTTCTATAAGATGGGCTTGAAGCCTTTGGCTGCTGCTGGTGCTCTGTTTGGGGGATTTAGCCTCTATTTTTTCAGAAACCCAAAGAGGCAGCCTCCTGTTTTGAAGAACGCATTGATAAGCGCTGCAGACGGTAAGGTGATTTTTATAGGCAATGCCTATGAGCGCTATTTTTTTAAAAAGGAAACAAAGCGCATAAGTGTGTTTATGTCTCTGTTTGATGTGCACATAAACAGGGCTCCAGCGGATGGGGTTGTTTTGGATACGGTTTACAACAAGGGTAAGTTTTTGCCTGCAAATGTGGATAAGGCATCAACGGATAATGAGCAGAATGCCTTTTTGATAGAGACCGCATGCGGCAAAAGGATAGTGCTTGTTCAGATTGCGGGTCTTGTGGCAAGAAGGATTGCTGTATACAAAAAACCCAAGGATGCCATAAAGAGGGGCGAGATTATAGGCCTTATACGGTTTGGCTCCAGGGTTGATATATACATCGAGGATGAGTTTGAAGAGGTTGTTTATTTATCGGAGAAGGTCAAGGCGGGTAAAACGGTTTTAGGGCTGTTCAAATGA
- the pssA gene encoding CDP-diacylglycerol--serine O-phosphatidyltransferase produces MRRNKAVYILPNLFTSINLAAGFYSILLAHSGRYLLAGWVIMFAVLFDNLDGKVARLTHTESQFGVEYDSLSDLVSFGVAPAFLMYVFVLRDFGRLGIIASFLFLICGALRLARFNVQTTHRDSFIGLPIPGGASVVAAFVLIFVRFGINSHKYNVLFLVVMYILAFLMISPLKYRSMKKASTNKTISIRVFALIVLVISLMVFKPYIFIPAVAIGYMLSGPLEYAYKLIKPKRGVAYEQEDNNI; encoded by the coding sequence ATGAGGCGCAATAAGGCTGTTTATATATTGCCAAATCTCTTTACAAGCATAAATCTGGCTGCCGGTTTTTATAGCATACTGCTTGCCCATTCGGGTAGGTATCTGCTTGCCGGATGGGTTATTATGTTTGCCGTTTTATTTGATAATTTAGACGGCAAGGTGGCCAGGCTTACACATACAGAAAGCCAGTTCGGTGTGGAGTATGATTCGTTAAGCGATCTTGTAAGCTTCGGTGTTGCACCGGCCTTTCTGATGTATGTGTTTGTTTTGAGGGATTTTGGGCGGTTGGGCATTATTGCATCTTTTCTGTTTTTGATATGTGGTGCATTAAGGCTTGCCCGCTTCAATGTGCAGACGACCCACAGGGATAGCTTTATAGGCCTGCCCATACCGGGTGGTGCAAGTGTTGTTGCCGCCTTTGTGCTGATATTTGTTAGATTTGGCATAAATTCGCATAAGTATAATGTGCTATTTCTTGTTGTGATGTATATATTGGCTTTTTTGATGATCAGCCCGCTGAAGTATAGGAGCATGAAGAAGGCGAGCACCAACAAGACCATATCCATCAGGGTTTTTGCCTTGATAGTGCTTGTAATTTCCCTTATGGTGTTTAAGCCGTATATATTCATACCCGCGGTTGCTATTGGGTATATGCTTTCTGGGCCTTTGGAGTATGCATATAAATTAATAAAACCAAAGAGGGGGGTGGCTTATGAGCAGGAAGATAATAATATTTGA
- a CDS encoding 2-isopropylmalate synthase, with protein MSRKIIIFDTTLRDGEQSPGASMNIHEKVAIAKQLEKLGVDVIEAGFAAASPGDMEAISEVSKSLEKPIIASLARAVKKDIEAAAEALKDAKRKRIHTFIATSPIHVEKKLGMSYEAVKEAAIDAVKYARNFADDVEFSAEDATRSDWDYLCEIFEEVIKAGASTINIPDTVGYTTPQEYYDLISYILNKVPNIDKAVVSVHCHNDLGMAVANSLSAVLAGANQVECTINGIGERAGNAALEEIVMALKVRADFYKDCYTDVNTREIYTTSRLVSKLTGLKVQRNKAVVGKNAFAHEAGIHQDGVIKEKSTYEIMKPEDVGIDTSKLVLGKHSGRHGLEERLKELGYSLNKEQIDELFVEFKKLADKKKEIYDEDLIALVEDKFKLTPQVYELVSLQVVAGNAASPTATLKLVKNGEEFEDAALGDGPVDATFKALERITYVKGRLISYDIQALTEGKDAIGEVVVKVYFPSIDTTIIGRGTSTDIIEASAKAYLDAINKALMRM; from the coding sequence ATGAGCAGGAAGATAATAATATTTGATACCACTTTAAGGGACGGTGAGCAATCGCCCGGCGCAAGCATGAATATACATGAGAAGGTGGCGATAGCCAAACAGCTTGAAAAACTCGGCGTGGATGTTATAGAGGCCGGTTTTGCTGCGGCAAGCCCGGGTGATATGGAGGCCATATCTGAGGTTTCAAAATCGCTGGAAAAACCGATAATAGCATCGCTTGCCAGGGCTGTTAAAAAAGACATTGAGGCTGCCGCAGAGGCTTTAAAAGACGCCAAAAGAAAGAGGATTCACACCTTTATAGCAACAAGCCCCATACATGTGGAGAAGAAGCTGGGCATGAGTTATGAGGCGGTGAAGGAGGCGGCGATAGATGCCGTAAAGTATGCAAGAAACTTTGCCGATGATGTGGAATTTTCCGCAGAGGATGCAACAAGGAGCGATTGGGACTATCTGTGCGAGATATTTGAGGAGGTAATCAAGGCGGGTGCAAGCACCATAAATATACCCGATACGGTTGGTTATACAACGCCTCAGGAGTATTATGATCTGATTAGCTATATACTAAACAAGGTGCCCAATATAGACAAGGCCGTTGTCAGTGTTCACTGCCACAACGATCTGGGTATGGCGGTTGCAAACTCCTTGTCTGCTGTATTGGCCGGCGCCAATCAGGTGGAGTGCACGATAAACGGCATAGGCGAGCGTGCTGGTAATGCGGCGCTGGAAGAGATTGTTATGGCCTTAAAGGTTAGGGCTGATTTCTATAAGGATTGCTATACCGATGTCAACACCAGGGAGATCTATACAACAAGCAGGCTGGTTAGCAAGCTGACTGGCTTGAAGGTTCAAAGGAATAAGGCCGTTGTTGGAAAGAACGCCTTTGCCCATGAGGCCGGTATCCATCAGGACGGCGTGATCAAGGAGAAGAGCACCTATGAGATAATGAAGCCTGAGGATGTGGGCATAGATACAAGCAAACTCGTTTTGGGTAAGCACTCAGGAAGACACGGGCTTGAGGAGAGGCTTAAGGAGCTTGGGTATAGCTTAAACAAGGAGCAGATTGATGAGTTGTTTGTTGAGTTTAAGAAGCTTGCCGATAAGAAGAAGGAGATCTATGATGAGGATCTAATAGCCCTCGTTGAGGATAAATTCAAGCTTACGCCGCAAGTGTATGAGCTTGTATCGCTGCAGGTTGTTGCCGGCAATGCTGCATCACCCACAGCAACGCTCAAGCTTGTAAAGAACGGTGAGGAGTTTGAGGATGCAGCATTGGGTGATGGCCCTGTTGATGCCACATTCAAGGCGCTTGAGAGGATCACTTATGTTAAGGGCAGGCTGATTAGCTATGACATACAGGCCTTAACGGAGGGTAAGGACGCTATCGGAGAGGTTGTTGTTAAGGTTTACTTCCCCAGCATCGATACGACCATAATCGGAAGGGGTACATCAACAGACATCATAGAGGCCTCAGCCAAGGCCTATCTGGATGCAATAAATAAGGCTTTGATGAGAATGTAA